The stretch of DNA tgtttattccttattcttaatgcttgcaattttctagctaattattgtttgatctattgaatcgcaatgagaccgagaggtgatttgtgattaaaactctaggattaagcaccattagttgagcgaaagtagagatactttactgcgattagtgtgattttcaagaaaaatccaaagaatttaatgagtctccaattagttaaattcacatagagatatggagttattagttggagattttttggtattgttcgagagaaaatattgaatagttaagagatttttatcatcaacttgggataattggaattctataataaggaagaataaattgtgtgggatttgctaggtgaaatcaaatgctctagatctattcttattatctttaaaatctttattttaatactattttcttcagtttaatttagataatctattcctcaaatttatgttttccaaatagtaattaattcagtcaatttcaatattcaagAGCATAATTATTCTCTGTGGATTCGACATCCAtattctttaaaacactttactacttgttacgattctgtgcactcGCAGATATTTTTATGCCAACATCCGACATTACTGGGCCCTATGCTTTGTTTGCTAGGCTGTATAACCCTGTACAATAGCTTGCATCTGCCTCCATTGTGATTTCCAAAGAGAGTTTTTCCTTGCCACGACCAAGAATTGTGATAAGTTTCCCTCCTGTAGTTGGGCCGCGTCAGTCACGTCAGGTAGTGCATAGTAGTGTTAGGAGGCTTCCAAGTGGGGGATCAATGGAGACGAAAGGAGGGAGCTTGAAGTTTTGATGGGGGCGATGGACTAGAGAAAGAAtgtagaagaaagaagaggcaTCAAGGGAGTAGCGCTTTATCAGTAGCCCAACGACATCATTTGGTAAATGTAACtccccgttcccggaggtctggagagttaactcttaatacctaaaatcaacttaaataatacaactataaaatccagaaaatcccataaaatattaatccatttaatcaatccaaatatctaagttcctccatggggaaaataaagaaaatctcaataacataaattgaaaactctccaaaactcgaaattatccttaactcatcaaatcaaaatacccgaaaaataagatcaatttactaactacgactctcaaataagcacttgtaccctcagacacttattccacttcgatcatcacaccttgctaaaacttcttactcttgttctccagctgaaccatcaaaattatctgaaaaatatacggagataagaggtgagttatcaacaactcagtaagcagagaacatataccagtgtgtaaacatgagcatttacagaaatcagaatgcagaacaaaacattttcattttcagagtgcggaagcaaaacatgttatcaaaatatcagagcgaagatttagaaacagtttcattaaaaaatatcatttgacatagcataaatgatcatcatcatcatcatcagaacatcatattagaacagaagccatgtataacccccgtgatagggttgtgcaatctgctaatagccaagcagaacatcaATCACTCTGTCACaatgcactcaaaacagagaccactactataacccgtggcaaggccgtatccactattataacccgtggttgggccatatccactattatcacctgtGGTTGGgtcatatccactattataacccgtggctgggccgtatccactattattacccgtggttaggccgtatccactattataacccgtgacAGGGCCGTAACTGAATAGAacggaaacataatcaaattcagaatcaaagagtcatgccaaaggttttcagaaatcacatcttatccaaacagagtactgaacaaaatcatattatcttcgtaatcaaaactgatccaaagcatatttacaatatttatacacaaatttttatattcgctcttttgcataaatcagaaatagaatgtaaaaaataagctcatgtctacaccagtcatgatggaaaatactttattcttaaacaaaatctcatgaataatgtagaacaaataactcagctagttcaaatttattttcgtaaccaaatatgtatatttttcaaaaagtcaacctcagttcatttattttaatgcaaagtctagtataggaaccccgcttacctggacttagctttttttcagaattttcttcaaaatgtcgaacaataattaatcgtcacctataaaataatcacgtaattctcgtaaatttccaattaatctcgtctttcgatattcaagcctgaaacttctaaaataatccatttttaattcctcaaacccaaaattctcattattcctaaaataccaatatcgctttctaaactcatcaatatccaacataataactccgactaaaacattaaattctaacttatttacggttgagatcttactataatttataaaactaaaataacataactatatcgaagtcattataaatagataatcatacttttgtttaaatcaaaaatattcttttaaaaggattcaaaataagattttgcactTACCGATCACTTCAAAAAATTCATCAgtatttataagataaatattccgttaaaatatcagtctcttacaaaaaccaacttatcaaaatcatttctgtaaacatggaaaattttaaagtttacaAATACTTATTAAAGGTTTAAATCACAATAATGGAACTTGTAATTCAAAGGTAataatgtaaatttatttatttattagatcAACTATGCAATAGCTTTCGAAATTCttcatcatttgaaaacatgatcaGAGGGCATAACAGTTATTACTCCTATTCTATTAGATTACAGACTTAcccatacaaatatatatatatatgtatatatatatatatatacaactctTAAGTCAGCAacatgaaagaaacaaaagaaaagaggtgCAGCGGCATGGAACTTACGACTAAACTGAGAATATGCGTGGAGGGGCAAGGTGCAAAGGGCTGGCTGGACGAACTGCGATGGTGCAACTGGAGTGCAGAGGAATGCGGCTGAGGTGCCGTTGAGCTGGGctgagcaagagagaaaaagagagggacaGGTGAGCGCGAGAGAGGgcggagagaaaggagggagtaactGAGGGAGGTATTAACCGTGAGGGGGTGCTACGGGGTGAGGTGGCTTGAGGGTGTTCAGCGCCCTTTTCCGTGCAGGAGGCAATGGCTTGGAGTGGCTGGTGCAGTGCAGTGGTTCAGTGGGTGGACCTTTGTTTCAGGTGGCTAAAAACAGAGGAATAAACGGCTGGGTTTTCCGTGAGAGGGGTGGCTCGCGGTAGTCTTAACCATCGTGGTTTTTGTGAGGTGGGGTCACAACGTGGTGGGGCTCTCGGGAGAGGGTATTGCAGCGGTTTATGGTGGCTGAACgctgctctgtttttggataCTAAAACAGACTAAACCGAAGCTTGCAGTTGAGGCTACGGGATGTTAGGCGGCAGCTTCATGTGGCTGGGGAGTGGACATGGTGGTGAGGTCTGGACTGAGGTTCACAGTGGAGAGTGGATGAATTGTGTGGTAGCAACGAGTGGTTACAGTCAGTGATGGAGGCTGAGGtgtgaaaaagaagaagtgaCAACTCTAGGTTGTCGTTGAGGATGAAGAACGTgcaaatatatagatgaatggatgaccaaaaataaaaccctagagatgagcGAGTGACGGGCATGCAGATGGAGAAGAGTCGTGCGAGTGAGAAACTACTCATAAACCGATAGTTTTTTCCAAGATTTAAACAAACGGCCaagatctccaaataaaaaaaaaatcactactcgatccataacataaaaaccaaaaaaataaataacctaAAATATCAagctctaaaaaaataaataaataaataaaatccatagTCCAAGCATATAACTTCTGGTTCCGGGTGTTAAATTCTCCCaccctaaaaaaaattttgtcctcaAAATTTGTTAGTACCACAAGCAAAGCCTAAACATTTATCCGCTACAACCATTCATGCCTACACCAAACGTCAATCATATTGTCAGACCTAATTAATTTTCCAAAATTGTTgaacctaatattccaaattctaacCCTCCAATATTGTCGATCgtattctcccatattttcctTAGCCATACATGTTCGCACACACTGCCTTTTCAAGTCTAGAATATAAACCTCCCTAATGCAATTGAAGaccaaataataaattccaaaatctccccctaatataaaacctcaataaataCGAAATACACTCTCAAATTATCACTCACCAAAACCACGCTTCCGCTACTCACTCTAACAACTTATAGTCCTAAAACATTGAATCTCATACATCGGAAAAGAACTAACCCCCACATTTAACCAGTccgtacatttttttttttacaactaacTAACAGAGaactcttaaaataatatagcATAATCAAAAGTTCCAAGCATAAGTCCTAAATAACCtcgattcacaaatttcaaattccTAGAAAACCTACTCTCAAccaaacttcaatattctaagctATACGATTAAAACAGCACCATGCAAGCATGATTAACCTCGActcaaataaaaagatttcaaggAGAAAAAGAGTGAGGTACATGTGATCTCATTGTTATCGCCCTCAGCATCTTCAGCTGTCAATGCAAATATTCGAGCTGGTCCCATTCTACGTTGATTGTTCCCTATGTCGATTTTCGGGGACCTGTGGGTGTATTGGACTTATTCTTGTCGTCTGACAGTAATGGGCATTCTCTGATAAAATGGCCAGTCTTTCCACATCGAAAACTTGACCCATTTTCCTTTCTACACTCCCCAGTGTGTACGTGGTTACAAAACTTGCAAGGGCTATTTGATTGATATCCCTACACTTGCTTTTGCCCCGATCTACtcccatcatttctcttcttccatggcccttGATCCATCACAGATTGAGACCCCTGTGGTGCAATCCTCTTCCTCTGTTCCAGCAGTGATGCGCTTCTTTGAAGGCTCTACTCAAATACTATGGCCTTATTCACCAACTCTGAGAAGTTCcgaatttgaaagcccacaattcgttcgtaaatcttttcattcagcCCCTGTTCAAACTTACAAGCCTTCATCTCCTCATCAGGGATCAAATATGCAGCAAAATGTGATAACTCAATAAATCTAGCTGCGTACTGGTGTACTGTCATAGCTCCCAGTACCAAATTAGCGAACTCCATAGCCTTGTCATCTTGGACAGAGGTTGGAAAAAAGCGTTCCagaaagatctgcttgaagtACAGCCAACGAACTATTTCCGTCCCTTCCACTTCTCTGATAGTTCTTTCAtaaatccaccatctttttgcttCTCCTGTTAGTTTGAATGCAGAGTATAGAACCTTTTGTTCGTCTGTGCAGTTTATAACATGGAGTATCTCCTCAATATCTTGGATCCAGTCTTCTGCTAAGGTTGCATCGCCCTGACCATCGAAGGTGGGAGGATGCATTCGATTAAACTATTCTATGGTGCATCCCCATTCATCATTTGTCGCATTCATATCCGATACACTTCTTTCCCGACAAtgaggtggcatcctgacaacttggattattaaaatatatatagctatatatatatatatatattacaagaataaagggtttgtacaaaataagcaaatggtaataatagtaaaacaaacataaatacaCATAAAATGCGTACACGCAACAATAGTAACAATATATCTCCAAACTCGAAACCTTCAATTCTAACGAACACCTTGTAAGTGGTCTACAGAAACGTAACGAACCTCAATCAACATAAACATCTCAAAAGATCTATAAAATCCTACCTCTCAAATTCCATAGCACATCTTTCCTAACAACTGAAGATTCTAAAACCTAAAGTACCGATAAAATCACCTCTAACAGTCCACAAATGCCTACACCTTAACTCTGAAAAGTATTTCCTCAAAGTCATGACCCAATGCCTACAAAATTCTAACACCTTAACTTTCATCACTCACCTCATTGTAGTATGCAGAATCTCTAACCTAGCTCTAATACCAACTGTAAGGTCTCATTCccagaggtccggagagttaactcttaatacctaaaatcaacttaaataatacaactataaaatccagaaaatcccataaaatattaattccatttaatcaatccaaatatctaagttcctccatggggacaataaagaaaatctcaataacataaattgaaaactctccaaaactcgaaattatccttaactcatcaaatcaaaataccagAAAAATAagatcagtttactaactacgactctcaaataagcatttgtaccatcaagcacttattccacttcgatcatcacacattgctaaaacttcctactcttattctctagctgaaccatcaaaattatctgaaaaatatatggagataaggggtgagttatcaacaactcagtaagcagagaacatataccagtgtgtaaacatgagcatttacagaaatcagaatgcagaacaaaacattttcattttcagaatgcggaagcaaaacatgttatcaaaatatcagagcaaagatttagaaatagtttcattaaaaaatatcctttggcatagcataaatgatcatcatcatcatcagaacatcatatcataacagaagaCATGTATAACCCTCGCGGTAGGAttgtgcaatctgcggatagccaagcagaacataaatcactctgtcaccaaggtgtgcactcaaaacagagaccactactataacccgtggtagggccgtatccactgttataacccgtggttgggccgtatcaaCTATTATTatccgtggttgggccgtatccactattgtaacccgtggttgggccgtatctacTATATAACACGTGGTAGGGCTGTAactgaacagaacggaaacataatcaaattcagaatcaaagagtcatgccaaaggttttcagaaatcacatcttatccaaacaaagtattgaacaaaatcatattatcttcgtaatcaaaacagatccaaagcatatttacaatatttatgcacaaatctttatattcgctctttttgcataaatcagaaatagaatgtccaaaataagctcatatctacaccagtcatgatggaaaatactttcttcttaaacagaatctcatgaataatgcagaacaaataactgagctagttcaaatttcttttcataaccaaatatgtatatttttcaaaaagtcaacctcagcacattttattttaatgcaaagtctagcataggaaccccgcttacctggacttagctttttttcagaattttcttcaaaatgtcgaacaataattaatcgtcacctataaaataatcacgtaattctcgtaaattttcaattaatctcctatttcgatattcaagtctaaaacttctaaaataatccatttttaattcctcaaacccaaaattctcattattcctaaaataccaacatcactttctaaactcatcaatatccaacataataactccgactaaaacattaaattgtAACTTATTTACGGttgagatcttactataatttataaaactaaattaacataactatatcgaagtcattataaatagataatcatacttttgtttaaatcaaaaatattcttttaaaatgattcaaaataagattttgcactTACCGATCACTTCAAAAAATTCATCAGTATTTACAAGATAAATATTTCGTTAAAATATCAGTCTCTTACAAAAACCaacttatcaaaatcatttctgtaaacattgaaaattttaaagtttacaAATACTTACTAAAGGTTTAAATCACAATAATGGAACTTGTAATTCAAAGGTAataatgtaaatttatttatttattagatcAACTATGCAATAGCTTTCAAAATTCttcatcatttgaaaacatgatcaGAGGGCATAACAGTTATTACTCCTATTCTATTAGGTTACAGACTtacccatataaatatatatacatgtatatatatatatatacaactcttaagtcaacaacatgaaaaaaacaaaagaaaagaggtgCAGCGGCATGGAACTTACGACTAAACCGAGAATATGCGTGGAGGGGCAAGGTGTGACGGGCTGGCTGGAGGAACCGCGGTGGCGCAATTGGAGTGCAGAGGAATGCGGCGGAGGTGCCGTCGAGCTGGGctgagcaagagagaaaaagagagggagaggtgaaCACGAGAAAGGgcggagagaaaggagggagtaaccAAGGGAGGTACTCACCGTGAGGGGGTGCTACGGGCTGAGGTGGTCTAAGGGTGTTCAGCGCCCTTTTCTGTGGGGGTGGCGATGGCTTGGAGTGGCTGGTGCGGTGAAGTACAGTGGTTCAGTGGGTGGACCTCTGTTTCAGGTGGCTAAAAACAGGGGAATAAACGGCTGGGTTTTCCGTGAGAGGGGTGGCTCGCGGTAATCTTAACCATCGTGATTTTCGTGAGGTGGGGTCACAACGTGGTGGGGCTCTCAATGGAGGGTATTGCAGCGGTTTATGGTGGCTAAACGGTGCTCTATTTTTGAATACTAAAACAGAGGAAACCAAAGCTTGCAGTAGAGGCTACGGGATGTTAGGCGGCAACTTCGTGTGTCTGGGGAGTGGGTATGATGGTGACGTCTGGACTAAGGTTCACAGTGGAGAGTGGATGAATTGTGCGCAGCAACGAGTGGGTACAGTCGGTGATGGAGGCTGAggtttgaaaaagaagaagcggCAACTCTAGGTTTTCATTGAGGATGAAGAACGTgcaaatatatagatgaatggatgaccaaaaataaaaccctagagatgagcGAATAACGTGCATGCGGATGGAGAAGTGTCGTGCAGGTGAGAAACTGCTCCTAAACCAATAGTTTTTTTCCAAGATTTAAACAAACGGCCaagatctccaaataaaaaaaaaaatcactactcgatccataacataaaaaccCAAAAGATAAATAACCTAAAATATCAagctctaaaaaaataaataaataaataaattccatAGTCCAAGCATACAACTTCTGGTTCCGGGTGTTACAGTAAAAGGGAGGGAAATGGAGTCTCTTGCTTGTACAAGAGGAAACGGTTGCATTTTGACCACTCCACTAAATGACacagtttcaattaattagCAATGTAGTTCTTTCAGTATTAAAACGATGTAGTTTCATTTACATATTCAGTATGTTATAGCAAAGGGTCATTTCAGTAATTTCCTTAGAACTATTAAAACCCACACCTGAGGGGTTGTTGGGGATCATTCTGGAATCTTTTGAATTGTGAGAACTTTTATGGAGGAATTTGGGTGACCTCGAATACACTTATGCGTATGAATACAGTGGCCTTTATCTTCTTCATTCTCTGATTCTTCTACCAGTACTACCATTAGACTGTGAGCAAGTGAGGAACTAGTGAGATCCATAACAAGTGGTATCCTAGAGCTGCCAATCCAAGCACCATACCTAAACACCATGGCTAATAGCACCAaattaaaacaacaagaagaaaaccAACGCCAAATAGCAATGTAGGAGGAGATCCAAGATCTAAAAGGCCAGATGGCTCAAATCACATATATGGTCCGAACCTTCTTCGAGAATCAACAGCAGGTAGCAACAGAGAATAGCACCTTAAGCACGATGGGGAGATCCCAGACCCTAGAAGAACAGACAATAGAGGGGTTAAATTAAAATTCCCACATTTTGATGGGGATAACGCAACAGGTTCGGTATTCAAAGTCAATCAATATTTCAACTATCATCAAACACAACCAGGCCATCGTTTACTCATGGCTTCATATCATATGGAAGGTGAAGCACTTATCTGGTACCAAGATGCGTGGTACAACAGCCATTTCGATACATGGGAGACTTTCACTCGTGCCCTCCAGCTTCGATTTGGTCCTACGATTTACGACAACCCAATGGAGGCCTTGACACACTTGAAGCAAGCTTCCACACTAGCAGCATACAAGGCCCAGTTCGAGGCCCTCTCTAACAGACTGAAAGGGTTGCCTAAGGACCACAAGCTCAGTTGTTTCATTAGTGGGCTTAAAGATGAGATTTGCCTACCCATACAAATGTTCAACCTAGTAAGTCTAAATGTTGCATTTGGGTTGGCAAAAATACAAGAGTATTTAATAAGTACTAAGAAATCCAGCAAACTAGTAGGGGAGAAAGGCACCTCACCTACCTCGGCCAGTGTAGCCCAGGGAGGGCAAGATGAGCCTAGTAGATGGGTTAAGCCCATGGTTCCTGCAAGAAAAGTCTTGTTAACTCAAATGGATGACAAAATGAGGAAAGGCCTTTGTTACCACTATGATG from Juglans microcarpa x Juglans regia isolate MS1-56 chromosome 3S, Jm3101_v1.0, whole genome shotgun sequence encodes:
- the LOC121258691 gene encoding uncharacterized protein LOC121258691 — translated: MHPPTFDGQGDATLAEDWIQDIEEILHVINCTDEQKVLYSAFKLTGEAKRWWIYERTIREVEGTEIVRWLYFKQIFLERFFPTSVQDDKAMEFANLVLGAMTVHQYAARFIELSHFAAYLIPDEEMKACKFEQGLNEKIYERIVGFQIRNFSELVNKAIVFE